The region CAAAGGGAAGGATGGTGACAGAGGTACAAGATCGGATCAGGCGATTAGGCGCGTCGAGGAGTCGTCCGCTTCCCGAGGCAGGGACCAGGCCCAGAGGGGTGAGGACGGATGGGAAACAGGCAGTCGTACCTTCTTGCTGAGTTGGTTATGCGTGAACTTCTCCACGCTGACCCCATTCACTTCTAGCAGTCGGGCCCCAGGGGGCACTCCTGCCCGCTCAGCTGCTCCTCCAGTGCTCAGCACTAACCAGAAAGGACCCCGATGTCCTGGAAGCCCAAACAGCAAGATTCTGCCTGCTGTCTGCCCAGAACAGGGCTGAGATCCCCCTCCTGACCCCTCCCGAGCTCTAAGCTCACCTTGGGTGATACTGAAGCCAAAGCCACCCTCGTCTTTCACTACGTGGCACAGCCGAGGCCGGACCCCTCGGCCGAGAGTGGGACAGAGGTGGGCATCGTTCCCCCGCTGAGCTAGGGCCACCTCATGCACGTGCTGCGCCAAAACCGTCAGCAATACCCGAGGACCGCTGGCCCGGATGCGGCGTATCACCTGAACGGTGGGCACACGGAGCGGGCTTGGGCTGGCCCCTCTTGCCAGCTTCCCCTCCCTGGAAGCTACACTTTTCACCATGGGAACCAGCTCTCTGGAGGGTTTCACGCAACCATTTGGACCTGGGCATCCCTAAATTCTGGGAGATGGGGGAGGTTGAGGCTTGGGTCCTGCCCCCATATACCCAGGGAGGTGACCAACCGGCTTCTGTCTCCCTGAGGTGCTATAGAATGTTCTCCTGTAACACAGGGGTCCCAGCCCAACCTCACCACTGAATAGTCTTCACATTCCACGACATGGTTGTTCACCCCCAGGATCCGATCTCCTTCCCGAAGACCCTGGCGCTGGGCAGAGGCGCCTGGCTCCACCCTGCACACCACATGCCCAGCCCTGCCCCGCTGCTGCTGCAAGTGGAAGCCAAAACTCCTGCCCTCCTCTCTGTTCAGCAGATAGAAGCGAGGTCGTTCCAGGCTCCAGAGATCTGGAAGGGGAGGTGGGCAGCAGAAAAGGGGGAGAAGAGGGGACATGACCCAAGTACCAGTCACCTTGTGTCTGGCAGACCCTGCCCCTGTGATAGAACACCAGACAGGCTTCTGCCCAGTTTGGTATTGGGGAGCGGGGCTGAACACGGCCCAGGCAGAGTGGGGGGGACAGAAGGAAATGCCTGGCCCCCTTCCACCTCCACGCGGTTACTCCCGCCAAGGCTGTTATCAGAGGGAGACAGAGTGAGTGGTTACCAAGGAGACGGGAAGCTGTGTGGAGCCCTGGTGGCTCTGGGGAAAGGAAACGGTTGCCCCAAGTGGTGGGGGGTTACCAGAGGGCTCGTGGTCTTCAGCCAGGGAGAGCACAGGATTATCAATGCCCAGTTTGGGGTTAAACTCAAACTTCCTGCAAGGAAGCAAGTCAAGCAGGTAGGAGAAAACTGACATCCCGACTTGGGTCCCAGGCTCGCCTTGAGGTGCTAATGGCAGCTGAAGAGCTTCCCCACCTTCAATCCCTCCTCCCTTTGCCCCAATCCTTCACAGCACGGCACTTACGGGGCCAAGGAAGCTGTGTCCTGAAGATCTGCTGGGAAAagaaggggtgaggggaggagaggcaTATTCTGCCCCCCGAGACTCCTCTTCCACGGTCATTAACTGAAAGGACTTCGGGGAACCCCCAAATTCAGGACTTGCTCCAAAAGggtcttcccttccccttccttcccctccccggcCAAGGCCTGATATGCGCAGAAATCTGAGCGTATCAGTACAGGGCGTGGACCAGGAAGGCAGACACATCCACCCACTCACCTCTCCCCTCCTGACTTCCAGTCTATTTGCCTCAGGGCTCCAAGCCCCAGTACCAAGTGTGTCCTGGTCCCAAAGCCTTCCAATCTGCCCTCTGCCCTAAAGTCCCCCCCAGAGGATTTCTCCTGGCCTCTTACCTGCAGCTGCCTCCATGGTTGGATCAGCGAGCCAGGCTCAGTGTAGGGACAAGGTCCATCGAAACCAGCTGACCCTCCCACCTACCCTGCCACGTCCCGCCTCCTCCAAGACGCTGCCTTGGAAGCAGTCGGTAATGGTTAACGGGAGGAGAGTCTTGTCCTCTGGGGAAGTGTGTATGTCCCTCCTGCCCTATTCTTGAGCCCCGACTTCCTCAGGAGACTCTGCTGCCGTCCCAGTTCCCCCTCTGCACAGAGAAAGGTCACTGTAATTGCTGGGCACTGTAATTCCAAGCCTGGGATAAGTGTATGAGAAGGGTGACAGGAGCCCTATGGCCCAACATGGCCTACCCCCACGCTGACATCTTGTTCTTGCGCCACCCTCACCACAGTCCTCAGGGCCTCTGAAACTAGTGCCCAAGAAACATTTGCAACAGAACGTGGTCAGTGGTTTAACAGAATGACCAAGAACAGTACCCTTTCTTGAAAGCAACAGTCAAAAAAGACTCCACGGTAGTTGGAAGACACAGCTCTTTAATAGCAGCAAGTCAGCACCCATGCCCCTAGGGGCCACCGAGGTTGGGTACCATTGTGGTGAAGGGGAAACAAGGGTGAGGACACAGCACCAGTGAGAGAGGAAGGTGGCTGCTGGCATCCTGGGGGTCCCTGGGGGTCCCAGGGGGTCCCAAGAAAGCATAAAGGCAGGACGCGGAGGCCCTCCAACACATCTGGATGGCAAAGCCCCTGGCAAGGCCGACGAAAGAAGTGTGCCCCCTGGTGGCACAATCCAAGAGGAGATTGGTGGTGGTGCTACAGGACAATGTGGCCACCAAAACGCCACATCTTTCAGTCCTTCTAGCCGAAGGGAGGGGAAGCATGTTCCGTGACCCTGAAAACTCCAGACTTGGAAGCACTGGTTGGACATGCCCCAGGAGAGCAACTGGCACAGCTGTGCCCATTCCTTTGCCTCCAGCCCTGAAGGGATCTTTCTGGAAGTGGTAGTGCAAGCTAGGAGGCCACAGACAGAAGCGGCTTGGGGCCAGGGGACACACACTGCTGCTACTGTCTCAGCTTCCAGGGCCTCCCAGCTGCTCCAGGAGGGCCCTGACCTCGCCCTCCACTCGAAGCAGCTGGGCTTTGCGCCAAGGATTAAGGGTGCCTCCTCGGTTATCTTCCAGATCCCGCAGCAGAAGCTCCAGGTGGCGCCGGACCCGGCCCCGATCCCAGCTGTTGAGGTTCCGCTGGACTTCACCCAGGATCACTGACCAGTACTCAGACACTGCTGTCCCCTCTGTCAGTGACACCACGACCTGGGCACTGCCCTCAGTGGTGCTCCCCAAGTCCCGCAGGGCCTGGCGGCACTCTGAGCTCAGCTCGTTGAAGTAGAGGCTAGCAGGAGAGAGAAGAGTAGATGCCGTTCAGCTCTGAGAAGAAGGGGCAGAGGGTGGGTGCACAGAGAGTAAGGGGTCTCATAACTGTTCCCCTGGCTGTGAAATGCAATGGGGTAAGTGTTTGCAATAAGCCAGAGATGGAGGGTGGTGGCCACTGGGAGGCAGGGATGACGCTAGAATTCAGTGGGACCAGGGTCAATAGAAATGGGGCCACTAGGACCCTAGGAGAAATGGTGGTGGAGAATCAGGGCAGGGGAAGGGCCAATCACCAAgggtgggtggggagatgggAGTGGAGGGCAAGACTCACTGCAGCAGCTCCAGGGAAGGGTGCTCCCGGGCAGCCTTGGCTAAGGCCAGGGCCGCTGTGTCGCCAGCGCCGTTGTAGGCCACATTCAGCTCCTGTAGCTGCTGGTTACGGTCTAGCTGGGCAGCCAGCAGCTCCAGGCCCTCGTCCCCAAGGCCCGTGTGCAGCAGAGACAGGTGTTTCAGCGAGGTGTTTCCCGCCAGCCCCTCCACCAGCAGGGCCACACCCGCTGCCGTCAGCGGGTTGTTGGACAGCCTAGGGCCACAAGCACCCCAAGGTTATGAGGGCCCCTAGCAGATgccctgtgctaagcactggGACTTGGGCCAAAACGGTGCACCGGTTGGGGCAGAGACCAGCCTGGACGCAGAGAAATGCAGTCCCAGGAAAAGAGGATGGAGAAACGGGGGTGAGGCTCACTGTAGAGGAGGGAGAGTGGGGTGGAAGCCggcttctccctcccctcctcccgccTTCCATTCTCCTTTGAGacgcccctcttccctctccccttcctcgtTACCATGTTCCTTCTTGCTCCTTTTTTCACCCCCTTCCAGCCCCTGCTTCACCCTCCCTTCCTGTTTCcccatccccctctccctccctcctcattcATCTCCCCTTACTCCAATCCAAAATCAGGAACCCAGGCGTCTGGGTTGCTAGTAAATCAGTCAACACTTTAGGAGCATCTATTGAGTGCCCAGCGTCAGGGTCATCCTTGTGAGGCGACAGGGAAAATCCTGGGAGGGAATCAGTGGCGTTGTTACCAGGTAACCAGCCTGGGTGTtattccaccccccaccccaggctgatTTTAGCCACGCAAGAGGCTTTCTTAGCACCTATTTATTGCTGGTGGCATCTTTTCCCCTGCCTGGCTGCTTGTACTAGACGtcatggggtggggagcaggtCAAGGTCTACACTCCCGTCTTCTTTACTACAGCATGGGTGTGCCTGTTCCAGGCATGTTGGGAGGTGGGGAGCTCACCCTTGACCTTAGCTGGCCAGCAGGATGGAGCCCCCTCCTAGGGCACTCACCGCAGGGTGGTAACTTGGCACTGGTCATGCAGCAGCAGGTCTCGGAGGTCCCTGCAGGCCTCGGGGCCCAGGCTGTTGAGTTGCAAGCTGGAGCAGAAGGTGGGCAGAGAGCAGGTGAGAAACCAAGGAAGGAGTTCGGCATGGAGCCTGCCCACCCACCGGGCCCCTCCCTCACCATCCTGCCTCTCGTAGTCCACAGCTGTGTCCCCTTCTGTAGCTCTTGTCACCTCCACCCGTACCAGATttcaccccaccccctcatccTTCCTCACTCCCTTTGCTTTCCCAAGAACCTTCTCTTCCACCCGTGCACGAGGACAGGGCCTCACCCCAGCTTCTGGGCACGCAGGAAGACAGGCCTGAGCGTGCGCAGCCCGGCAGGGTCCAGTTGGCAGGAGGCCAAGTTCACCTCGTCCAGGGCATGCCTTCCACTGCCCAGTACAGCTGCCACCACCGTGCACTTGAGGGGCGTCATGCGCACGCCCGCCAGGTTGAGCTGGCGCAGGGAGCCGAGCACCTCGGCGGAGAAGCGCTGATTCTGGAACTCATAGTGGAAGAAGAGGTGGTCAAGGAGCTCCGAGGGGGGCAGCACCTGCCGGCCCAGCTTGCCCAGCTTCCTCTTGATGGCCTGGGCATTCTCCAGGGCATCCAGGGTCTTGATGGGGCAGCCGAGCTGAGCCAGCACTACCCGGTTATGGGCAGAGAGTAGGCCGCCCATGAACATGGGGAAAAGCTCAAAGACCTCATCCTCTGTGGGCTCGTCCAGGTGGCACCGCGGGCCCTCCACACCCAGGATACTGGCACCCATCTGGTCCAGGACGTCGTCGTTGTAGTAGTCCTCCTCTCGGAACATCTCCAGCACCATGGCCTGGGCCACTGCCTCGCGGCTCTTACCTACCACACGCCAGAACACACGTGGAACCAcctggaagggaagaagggagagggcGCTGCAGCCTACTGTGTGCTGTTTAGCCTTCTGGCCTAAGCTTAAGGTGCAGTCTTCCTGACTGTTCCAGCCTGGTGATCTCCCTTAAACTCGAGCACGATTTGTCTGATCATACTACTCCCCCTGCTGCAGCACCTTccgtggctccccactgcccatgTGGAATATAAAACTTTGCATAATTTGGCCCCAATTTGACCTTTCCGGAGTCACCTCTCAACACTCGTCTCATGTACTCCAGACACTgggaaattctttctttttcccagaCACCCCGTACATTTTCAAGCCCAAGCATGGTGGGAAGGAGTTAGCATATATTATGCATTCAGCTTGGTACCGGGCTAGGTGGTATAAATACATCATCATCTTCAACATCATCACCGTCATCCCAGCAGCGATGACGGGTGTTGCTCCTACTGCTTCAGACCCTGCACGATTTGGCCtcgtgaaataaaattcatattttaaggaaagacaagaaaaatttaaacataaaatttttctctgcccatttgggcctcctccctcccctccagtgcgcattgtgcatctgcattatgcATTTAACTAGACCTCCCCAATGGCAGAAGTACCCGCTcaatcataaagatcaatttttctccttctggcgCCAGCCATGTAACTCCttagaagataacattcctttctcaatcctGTAAGGGGTCACAATGACCCACCACTCGCCTTGTATATGCAGACatctttggtgaactttatgtacaatgccaatatatcattttccttaaagacagagattggtgCAAAACAGACTGCTGAGAGACCTGAGGAGATACTGGGCCTCACCTTGTGGAAGATCTTAGTTTCAATACTTACTTATGATCCTATTAATACTACTAGCTATATTACTTGTATTTGCctattttataagattgttgTTTCTTGCAtcaccaaatgtgtgactgagcctcagATAAAATTAATGATGATTAGGTGACTTGAAACAATTGATCAAATATATAGTTCTGTAAGATGAATGattgtaatagtgtaactctGGATAAGGGAAGAAACAACAAGAGGGAACCGTTCCTTGGATCATAACGGACTAGTAAGACAGGGGGTCCAGAGGATTTTGGCTACTGTTACTAGGGTCTAGTCCACTAATAGCACATTGAGTGACCTATCAATGAAATCCTGGCCTgacctgggaatgagcattcctagtGCTGTGGAACAAATTGGTCACgaaatgcctcccaaaccttGGTTGAAACTAAGACTGAAAGGGAAGggattgtaaaataaagaatgttgcccaccacCCAATTCTACAAAGTCAAGCCATTAGCCACGGCAGTCACTGGATACAATAACCTCGAAAGGAATTCAGGGCAAAGATCAGGATAAGGCACTTTGTGCTTTgagaaaactgacagaactggtccttagatatttcaggagaaatttttgTGAACCCGGAttcttgcatctttccatacttagaaaagcactaaaaccattaactgaGATGTCTGTCCCTCGTAACCGGGTACAATCTTCTACTGCGATGTATGTTTGATTACACATACCCCCGttgccaaaatcacatatattgaATACGTTGGCCTCCCTCTTAATCTCTTTGGAATAGTtatcagagctctctgagagactgtctcctgggttataatcctcagattGGCTtgaattaaaatttctatttctttcttagatgtGTTAGGGAACCGTTGACTAAAACCACCCGCCTTGGCCAGGCACGATGATgaccacttgcatgagttgtcTCATAACAGGAGGTCCCGATAAGGAACATGGTGCTGCCGTCAAAAACTAGAGAATTCAGGAGGGGCCAAAAAGAGGGAGGAGACGCCAGCCCCATAATATTGTCCTctcaacctcccagaatccttggcgctggaatccatcttggctgagacatgcgtgccaccaggaaggaccttgAGTCAGACTAAAtatgggccaagcaagatgactggccagagacagcccagaaactaaccccattaccataaaacctgagactacaagccatgtggcagagcagttctcctagGTTCCCTTACCCCACTGTTCTCTGCTCGGGCagcccttcccaataaagtcttttgctttgtcagtacgtgtgtctcctcagacaattgatttccgagtgttagacaagcgCTCgctctcagggacttccctggtggtgcagtggttaagaatccgcctgccaatgcaggggacatgggttcgagccctggtccggggagatcccacatgctgcagagcaactaagcccgtgcaccacaactactgagcccacgtgccactactactgagcccatgtgccacaactactgaagcctgtgcgcctagagcccgtgctctgcaacaagagaagccactgcaatgagaagcccacgcaccgcaatgaagagtagcccctgctcactgcaactagagaaagcctgcgtgcagcaacaaagacccaacgcagccaaaataaataaataaataaataaataaataaataaatttatttatttaaaaaaaaaaaagagctcgctctcaggccctggaaggggtcccccttccagGAACAGATGGACTATTGATCAATTTTTCACTGACAGGCCCCTGTCAACCACGGCGCCTTCATGACAGCCTCTCACCCTCGCTCGCTCTGCTCCTGTCCTCtcggcttctctctctctcttttccgttttttgttttttgacggTGCCAAGATTGTTCCTCCTTCAAAGCTGTGCCCTCTTCCCGGAGTGTTCCCCCCACCACACCCAGTTCTTCTCCTGGCTAATCCTCCAGGGATCAGATTAAAAGCCCTTCCTGCA is a window of Eschrichtius robustus isolate mEscRob2 chromosome 11, mEscRob2.pri, whole genome shotgun sequence DNA encoding:
- the NLRX1 gene encoding NLR family member X1 isoform X4, which translates into the protein MVLDWCHGRLPAFKLLIPFFCEDLSSLGPAPASLCQLVAQRYTTLKETLPLMAAAGSRLLFVFHGLEHLNLDFRLAGTGLCSDPEESEAPAAIIVNLLRKYMLPEASILVTTRPSAIGRIPSKYVGRYGKICGFSDTNLQKLYFQLRLNQPDCRHGAGGVSATPAQRDHLVQMLSRNLEGHHQIAAACFLPSYCWLVCATLHFLHAPTPAGQTLTSIYTSFLHLNFSGEMLDSTDPSKLSLMAYAARTMGKLAYEGVSSRKTYFSEEDVRGCLEAGIQTEEEFQLLHVFRRDALRFFLAPCVEPGHLGTFVFTVPAMQEYLAALYIVLGLRKTTLQRVSKEVAELVGRVGEDISLVLGIMAKLLPLRALPLLFNLLKVVPRVFWRVVGKSREAVAQAMVLEMFREEDYYNDDVLDQMGASILGVEGPRCHLDEPTEDEVFELFPMFMGGLLSAHNRVVLAQLGCPIKTLDALENAQAIKRKLGKLGRQVLPPSELLDHLFFHYEFQNQRFSAEVLGSLRQLNLAGVRMTPLKCTVVAAVLGSGRHALDEVNLASCQLDPAGLRTLRPVFLRAQKLGLQLNSLGPEACRDLRDLLLHDQCQVTTLRLSNNPLTAAGVALLVEGLAGNTSLKHLSLLHTGLGDEGLELLAAQLDRNQQLQELNVAYNGAGDTAALALAKAAREHPSLELLHLYFNELSSECRQALRDLGSTTEGSAQVVVSLTEGTAVSEYWSVILGEVQRNLNSWDRGRVRRHLELLLRDLEDNRGGTLNPWRKAQLLRVEGEVRALLEQLGGPGS